The Dendropsophus ebraccatus isolate aDenEbr1 chromosome 3, aDenEbr1.pat, whole genome shotgun sequence genome includes a region encoding these proteins:
- the SELENOP gene encoding selenoprotein P, with product MWKGFALALALCLLPWGGAESQGHRTLCKKPPDWKIGTQNPMLDSEGSVTVVALLSASUYLCLLQATSLDELRVKLENEKYVNVSFIVVNHHGEDSRAKYHELKGRVSEDIAVYQQEEGQADIWSLLKGNKDDFFIYDRCGRLVKHIGLPFAFLQFSYVENAIKQVYCGSTCGECKHETPDDVCKKEEETPTQTKTEESDKHSHNHGTHHHRQEEETAVEDSNRRPNAHVHKKPHRHHHHHRKAEGCQTPQDRVPERKEPEETVGGVPERVVLPNRETEGQVLENKL from the exons ATGTGGAAGGGCTTTGCTCTTGCCCTGGCTCTCTGTCTTCTCCCTTGGGGAGGGGCAGAGAGCCAGGGTCACCGTACACTGTGCAAAAAACCACCAGATTGGAAGATTGGAACCCAGAATCCTATGCTGGATTCAGAAGGATCGGTCACAGTTGTGGCACTCCTCTCTGCAAGCTGATACTTGTGCCTCCTGCAGGCTACCAG TTTGGATGAACTGCGGGTGAAACTAGAGAATGAAAAATACGTAAACGTATCCTTCATTGTGGTCAATCACCATGGGGAAGATTCCCGAGCCAAATACCATGAGCTGAAGGGCCGGGTCTCTGAGGATATTGCCGTGTATCAACAAGAGGAGGGCCAGGCGGACATCTGGAGCCTGCTGAAAGGAAACAAAGATGATTTCTTCATTTACGACAG GTGTGGGCGATTGGTGAAACATATCGGGCTTCCTTTTGCTTTCCTGCAATTCAGTTATGTGGAAAATGCAATAAAGCAGGTGTATTGTGGCAGCACTTGTGGAGAATGCAAACATGAG ACTCCCGATGATGTGTGcaagaaagaagaagagacacCAACACAGACAAAGACAGAAGAGTCAGACAAACATTCACATAATCATGGCACGCATCACCATcgtcaggaggaagagactgcagtaGAAGATTCTAACAGGCGGCCAAATGCCCATGTTCACAAAAAGCCCCACcgtcatcaccaccaccaccgcaaaGCTGAGGGTTGTCAGACTCCCCAGGATAGGGTACCAGAGCGTAAGGAGCCAGAAGAAACGGTCGGAGGTGTACCTGAGAGGGTAGTCCTCCCCAACAGGGAGACAGAGGGCCAGGTTCTTGAAAATAAGCTCTGA